In Paramormyrops kingsleyae isolate MSU_618 chromosome 18, PKINGS_0.4, whole genome shotgun sequence, the DNA window CAGCGTCAGCATCACTATAACACGCGCTGCCTGTATCCGTTACCGTGGAAACCACTTGGCGTGCTCCTGCCACGGATCGTCCCCAGGCTCCCAGTTCCTCAGGCCTCCATCACAGTAGAAGCACTTCACATTGTCACCGCGTCCTGTGAGGGATACAGTTCCCTGACGGCTTTCAGCGTGCGCATCTTTCACTCACAACATGAGTCACTAACGCCTGCAAGAGGCAAACAGCAAATTACTTTGCCGACGTACTCAAAGGTCCAAGATTAAATACACTGCTCCGTTTAATTACACGGGGGGTCATATTCCTGTATGTAAACATAAGCAATGAGTTTTTAGAAAAATTGATATTTTTTGCAATCTATTCCTTGCGTGTACGTATTTCCGACAGCTTTTACGATTAacgttaatttttttttccattacaatGAGGCTCATCAGAGGTGACTGACCGGTCATAATGTGGATTTTACTAGCCTATATCTCAATACAAAGATACACTGGGCAACCGGGACTAAAAAGGTCACTTCTCTCTTTGAGAGTATAAAAAAGTCAAAGCGGGGGTATGGCGGTCTTTTTCCATCCAAAACCCCATGACTATTGTGCTGTTATTGTCCGTACTCTAGTGCAACGCCATAATATTGCTGTATTATTACTATACAGACATGACATATTGTCTCACTGTTATACGTTATCTACTAAATCACATGATTCGGCACCTGTATTACTGTAAAACCCCAAATCCGGAAACTTTCAGTGCTCAAAAGTGGAAAATGACTCAAGCAGCATCTGGAAAGTGGAAGCAGTTGAACAGGGTTGCAAACTTTGGTCAggtggctggcgtgagattttcaattcgagtcAAGTCTGCatacgcatttacatgtaggcCTATGcacaggggcgttgctagagattttgggcctcatgaaagcatatcatattaggccccccagtccaaaccaatccagttattttcctaattttttagggcccctgtcactcaggggcccttggaatcgtcctagctttcctcccccttacggcgcccctgcctatgcaaatgctttataaatagtccgtagggtttgcaaactacgcttttgatgcagctagtTTTAGGTTCATAATCGAATAATCTAGATTTACCGTaggatttcttgcgtgagcgtgagagtcagaaagcgtgcgtgtcacgccagatgcctGAGAGTTGGCAACCTTTGTTGAAGGTGTGTAGGCGTACCGGTATAGAAGAAACCAGCTCTGGCCAGAACGTCCGGTTGGACCGAGGAATCGGTGGGCCAGTCCTGAAAAGTAGTAACCCGCGACTCCTCTGCCTCCATGTCTGGGTACACTGCCTGTCCCAGGACAGCCGGGTCATCCACGGTCATCCTCTGCAGCTGGCTGACCAGCTGACCGTCCACGTCGTCAGCAGAACCCCGTCCAGCAAAGTCCTGAATGTCTCCCACGTTTCTGCCCAGCGCAAAGCCGCATGTCGGAAAGTGCTTCTTATGTTCGCCCAGTGGGGTGTCACCGCGAACCCAGTACCTCAGCACTCCACCACAACAGAAACATCGCACCTTATCCCCGGGCCCAATAAAGTAAAACCCAGCTTCGGCAAGACCGACTGCGGTAACCGGGGCATCTCTCGGCCAGTCACGGAAAGTCCCGAGCCTCTCTTCCTCGCTCCTCATCCTCGGCTCAACCGGAGTTACCATCGCAGAGCTCCCGTCCGCCGACATGCTGGGGATCGCGGTCATTATGGATCAAGTAGCCGGAGAACCGACCGGCTGCCTGGCATGTGATGTCGAGGGCGGGGCTGGCAAGTTCACATGAGACATTAAATGAAATGACCTTCCCGAAACCTCGGATGTTTGAATTAGCACAGGCTTTGAAACACTCATATAATAATAGTTTGAATAGCATTTCCCAACCATTCGTTGAAAGAATCAAACGGGTTTCGACAAATGCGCTGTTTTAGATAAAAACAGAATCATGGCGAAAAGAACAAACTAAACCGAATATTAAGTGTATTATTTAGGCTATGGAACGCTTGATATTTTGACATTTAGGCTACATTCTATTTAGGCTAAattaataatttcactttaGTTTTTTTATCGGTTTCACAAACATTTTGCTGGGTTGGTGTGTTTTAGGTTTTGCGAAATACTTGCCCAGCTCATTTGAAGCTGGGTTTTCCGTTTGCGTCCCCCTATGCGCTATTATGTGAATCACTGCATGTTTTATATGGAATGGATATTATCAACAAGAAACAACGCACTGTGAGATACACCAGGGAACACGACAGGGAGGAAAATAGAAGACATTTGCAAattaagaaaaaagaaacaaaaaattgcGAGGATAGCACATTGGGTGGATATATTGGCTAAAGAGTCTAGAAAATGAAAACGACCATATTCCGCTCGTGAAGTTTCCTTTCatccttttttttaaatctaaaaaCAATCTAGGCTGTTTCTGCAGCGACACCAAGCGGACGTGGAAATGCAACGCTACCTTGGGATTTTAAAAATAGGAATCGCCTTGCTGAGTTAGCAATAGGATAAGTTACGTAAATAAAATGCGTACTATCGATGGTATAATGCGTTTACAAAGCCCATAAAGCTTGACTTCTGGGGTAATACAACTACCAGCTCTATATTCCTCAGGGTTTCCTGAAGAAAAAACACACTGGGACTGATTCATGCCTTGGGACAAGTTGGTGTTCTGAGCATGTCGGCGTCAACTAAATGCTAACATGgtttaattaaattacagtatTTTTTGCCCTATGTGCTTAttagcttctttttttttgcaagacAGATACTTTTGAGCCTCAAACACATTATAAAGTTGTATCGTTAATACTTAATACTTATTAGTACTATTAGTGATTGCGCTGTTGGCTGTTAACTATAGACATGCAACGCAACCTTTCGATTGATACATTTGCAGGGAGAAAATGGAAAAGTTTAAACCTTTGATCCGAATTTCCGGTCCAATCTGTCATTCTTCTCCAACCCGCCGCCCCCCCTCGCGGCAGTCCGGCGGTGGTGACGTCACTCCCTCGCTCTTTTGCTCCGCCAGACCCCGGATCAAGCTGccttcggtggggggggggaagtggaTCGGGTTGTACGATAACCGGGGGGATTTGTTAAAGTAGAAAAGAAATAAGCAGTAACACCCCAGTATGGTTGTAAAAATCACTAAGACAAACAAATTAAACGTTTAAAGTAAAAACTGTGGATTGGATACAAAGACCCCCCTGCTAGGCAGATTCCTCCGGGACAGATTATTATAAATgcttataaaa includes these proteins:
- the birc7 gene encoding baculoviral IAP repeat-containing protein 7 isoform X2 — encoded protein: MTAIPSMSADGSSAMVTPVEPRMRSEEERLGTFRDWPRDAPVTAVGLAEAGFYFIGPGDKVRCFCCGGVLRYWVRGDTPLGEHKKHFPTCGFALGRNVGDIQDFAGRGSADDVDGQLVSQLQRMTVDDPAVLGQAVYPDMEAEESRVTTFQDWPTDSSVQPDVLARAGFFYTGRGDNVKCFYCDGGLRNWEPGDDPWQEHAKWFPRCEFLLQARGREYVSSVQDSYFSTSETLSASPISTARDANSGHDTLTYQGSSSALMTPVIHTVLQMGFEANLVESLVQTKYLLTGTCYTSVSDLVADVLQAEEEDRRRSQQARDPGVSQGHSAGQERIQTRARDKAGELSAEEQLRQLQEERTCKVCMDKLVSMVFIPCGHLVVCTDCAASLRNCPICRAIIRGSVRAFMS
- the birc7 gene encoding baculoviral IAP repeat-containing protein 7 isoform X1; amino-acid sequence: MTAIPSMSADGSSAMVTPVEPRMRSEEERLGTFRDWPRDAPVTAVGLAEAGFYFIGPGDKVRCFCCGGVLRYWVRGDTPLGEHKKHFPTCGFALGRNVGDIQDFAGRGSADDVDGQLVSQLQRMTVDDPAVLGQAVYPDMEAEESRVTTFQDWPTDSSVQPDVLARAGFFYTGRGDNVKCFYCDGGLRNWEPGDDPWQEHAKWFPRCEFLLQARGREYVSSVQDSYFSTSETLSASPISTARDANSGHDTLTYQGSSSALMTPVIHTVLQMGFEANLVESLVQTKYLLTGTCYTSVSDLVADVLQAEEEDRRRSQQARDPGVSQGHSAGQERIQTRARDKAAGELSAEEQLRQLQEERTCKVCMDKLVSMVFIPCGHLVVCTDCAASLRNCPICRAIIRGSVRAFMS